From one Ptychodera flava strain L36383 unplaced genomic scaffold, AS_Pfla_20210202 Scaffold_74__1_contigs__length_588402_pilon, whole genome shotgun sequence genomic stretch:
- the LOC139128848 gene encoding uncharacterized protein, which translates to MECELFCPGQSRLRLRPVREGGLGPGKIFESGKIANVNALCPTLVPVHALTVGPHTCKQNKHFLSVIMAARGVNWSTSETKSLINIWKGEIVQSIMDGTSRDRLAYNLISQQLQEIGYVRNADQCRRKIKHLKKEFKKVCDNNRTSGRGRKTCMFYDDLVEVLGDRPAINPRPGAVIDSEVDPVDQGVDDASAGFDSDKEEDVNNLHSNEQIVSECTRPLKKRRVEQQTGNVIHQVHNCDSSPQEKPSDEIEQRQVTQEDTAHSPHERPKSGAELRQEEDTSTAQSQSPQERPKSGVEQRREIQRKKRHERDSKLQKVMDKCMERHLLHEQKRDKKFEDVERKREEREAEYERMLQEEKQRMWDFEERRLRFEREQQELNRQHEMQMFRMFLQFAQRDSDTNYYNSSPQPHHTSPPPPPQTSVQSPSAPHSQQPLFDVYHQRNPVSFIAMQQPPVLHELHDQDVFSDSILSDSINVITNK; encoded by the exons ATGGAATGTGAACTGTTTTGCCCTGGCCAGAGTCGACTCAGGTTGCGCCCAGTTCGAGAGGGGGGTTTAGGCCCGGGCAAAATATTTGAGTCGGGCAAGATTGCAAATGTGAACGCATTGTGCCCGACTCTGGTCCCAGTTCACGCCCTCACAGTTGGTCCtcatacatgtaaacaaaacaaacacttttTGTCGGTGATCATGGCAGCCcgaggtgtaaactggtcaacaAGCGAAACAAAAAGTTTAATTAATATTTGGAAAGGAGAAATTGTTCAAAGTATAATGGATGGTACGTCAAGAGACAGGTTAGCATACAACTTGATATCCCAACAACTACAAGAAATCGGCTATGTCAGGAATGCCGACCAATGTCGTAGAAAAATTAAGCATCTAAAAAAGGAATTCAAAAAGGTATGCGATAACAACCGGACAAGCGGTAGGGGCCGTAAAACATGCATGTTTTACGATGATCTTGTAGAAGTTCTTGGTGACAGGCCAGCCATTAACCCAAGACCAGGTGCTGTCATCGACAGCGAAGTCGATCCGGTTGATCAAG gGGTTGATGATGCATCAGCTGGTTTTGACTCTGATAAAGAAGAGGATGTCAACAATTTGCATTCCAATGAGCAGATTGTGTCAg AATGTACTAGGCCTTTGAAGAAAAGGCGTGTGGAACAACAAACTGGAAATG TGATACACCAAGTTCACAACTGTGACAGCAGCCCACAGGAAAAACCCAGTGACGAAATCGAACAAAGACAAG TGACACAGGAAGATACAGCTCATAGCCCACATGAAAGACCGAAAAGTGGTGCTGAACTGAGGCAAG AGGAAGATACTTCCACAGCTCAGAGTCAAAGCCCACAGGAAAGACCCAAAAGTGGTGTTGAACAAAGACGCG AAATACAACGGAAAAAGCGACATGAACGTGATTCAAAGTTACAGAAGGTAATGGACAAGTGCATGGAGAGACACCTACTACATGAGCAGAAACGTGACAAAAAGTTTGAAGATGTCGAAAGAAAGAGAGAAGAAAGAGAAGCAGAATATGAGAGGATGCTACAGGAAGAAAAGCAGAGGATGTGGGATTTTGAAGAGAGGCGACTGAGATTTGAAAGGGAACAACAAGAGTTAAATAGGCAACATGAGATGCAAATGTTTAGAATGTTTCTTCAGTTTGCACAAAGAGATTCTGATACAAATTATTACAATTCAAGCCCACAACCACACCATActtcaccaccaccaccaccacaaacATCAGTACAGTCACCATCAGCACCACACTCTCAGCAACCACTGTTTGATGTATACCACCAAAGAAACCCTGTGAGTTTCATAGCAATGCAGCAACCACCTGTATTACATGAATTACATGATCAAGATGTTTTCAGTGATAGTATTCTGTCTGACTCCATTAATGtgattacaaacaaataa